From the genome of Carassius auratus strain Wakin chromosome 24, ASM336829v1, whole genome shotgun sequence:
AGTGCGTCCGTAACGCTGGGGTGTTGGTAGGACATAGCTAAGGTGTTCTTGCTAGTTGGTACTATTTAGGGATTGGGTAAGATtggggatgtagaataaggcattaatatgttcttaactggcactaatacatggctaatatgcatgctagtaatatgcatgctaataagcaactaataggtgttaactattctaaagtgttaccaaattttcATAATTCCAGTCACTGCtgtcaatatcacaaaaaaaaaaaactaatacatgcCTGAAAAAATAGAATAAGTCAAGCTCACTGaagagaagtaaaaataaaataaatgcatgttgatAGGCTTGTGGGAAGCTCTCCAAAATTTAGCACCATTGTGATTAAGGGCGTCCCGAGTTCGAATCCCAATTTGAGGACCTTTCCCGAACCCGCCCCCTTatctctctcccacttcacttCTTATCAGCTCTGATCTGTCCTATCCTAATAAAGGCAAAAGTCCCCCAAAAAGacactgcatagttttcactGTGTAAATGAAATTTCTCATTATTAAAGTTACAGAAGTGATTTCGAGTTTCTCTCACTGTTGTTTAACATGAATAGATAGACAGctggaatattagactgctgtcactttaagaactgCCCGGATCAACATACTGTTTCTTTCTCAGCAGTTTAATTTCACTTAAGACCTAAATGACGGCAAATGCAAAGACTGGCATTTTCACACATATAAGTATGTGTattaaactgttcaaaaacaataaaccAACAATAACTACCACACCAACTGTCCATTTACTGATATTCCATAAACCAGAATGGATTTACATGAGTATGCAAGTTAGCATTTAATCATCTATGCATATAGTATAGTTATCCAGCAAGCACACACAATAAAACAAGATAACATCAGAGCTAGCACCCTTTCATGGGACGTCAACAGCATGTTTTGAAGAGACAGGCTTGAGTACGTCCCGAATGGGAGTGGATTTAATTTGTGAGCGGGCCTCGGGCCAGGACTCTGTTGTTTCCTGTTGAATTGTGTGTAGCTTCAGGCCGCTGAGCTTTGTTGATGTTTGTTCTGTTACAGATCCTCAAAGCTCCATCGTTCCTTTCCCAAAAAGCAGAACAAACAAACACGGGACAATAGAGGCCGTATCTCTGAGGACAGACGGTCTgatattgaaaattaaaatgctgtttgattgtgggtgtgtggtgtttgtgtcAGGCTTCTTGACGCTCCTCAAAAGGACTGTTAGTGGTTGTTAGTGACTGTAGAAGCGGGTTTAAACACTCACTGGCTAACTGGAACAGGGCAGCGATGGCTTCCTCCCACCACTGAGAATCCTGGGTAATGTTGGTTATCTCCAGTAACCCAAACAGGAAGATTAGCTGACCCACGGTCAGAGCCACCGTAGCCATCAGGTTACACGCTCGCATCATGTCAAACTGAACTGCAATCAGagaaaatgaaatatgaatgcTCAAATGATTCGTTAAATATTCAGTTGACTTATTTGATTCACATATACATGCATAAGCAGaggagtgcgtgtgtgtgtgtgtgtgtgtgtgtgtgtgtgtgtgtgtgtgtgtgtgtgtgggtgtgtaggTAGAGGATCTGAATCATTGTAAGGAAGATCCAGCTGCAGATGTCTATAAGACACAACTGTGCCAATGTGGGTGTCACTTCCTGAAAGACAATCCTTCACTGTGTCCATCCGTTTCCTTTTTCTAAATCAGGGTAGATGGACAGACGTGCCAGGCTGCATGATACAGGTCAGCAAATCTCTGCTTGCTTGTTCTTTGTGTGATAGTTGCCATGCTTTAATACTAGCCAGACATCAAGTCAAAATGAGCTCTAGACATCTTGAACTcagattaaaaatacatttgatgtaAGATTTTAAGGATGCCAATTCATATGAAAGCAGCTCATTTAAATCTGTAAAAACGGACACTTTTTAGCAAATTGTCTTgttcatgtttttaattttatatttttaattaagcgAAATTGTCAGAAAGagaaattgcaataaaaaaactatttctaaattaagaataataagattaaataatgcacaatattagattgcaatgtatatatatatatatatatatatatatatatatatatatatacatatacatttatgcatttagcagatgcttttatccaaagcgacttatagtgcattcaggctatactttttttttttttttttaccagtatgcgtgttccctgggaattgaaccaatGACCTTTTGCGCTGTGAAAGCAATCCTCTacaactgagccacaggaacttatatgtgtataaataatatattccTTCTTTAATacacttcatttttattattatgtgtgtatataaatatcaaaatatataacacatatattaataaaagttgTATGACATTTCTAAGTATTTCAGTGTACTTGTACTAAACATGATTGTTAGTCACATTTTCAGTGCTTTTCCACAACACAATAACTCATGCAATCAAAATAATGCTTAGCtctcaaattatttatttgtatatgtttagCAATATTTACATTACCTAATGATCTGTTAAAAATATCtgttaataaaagtatttctttcaCTGTTAAATAAAGTGCTGAACTGCGTTTCCTGCATGTATTCACCGGAGACTCACGTTTGACGGTGCTGCGTGACTCCTGAGACCCCGCGAGCTCCGATCCCCAGCTGAGTCTCTGGCAGGCTGTGtgttcatgagtgtgtgtgtcctCGTGTGCACACGCTCTCCAGAGACCCACGCTCCGCCGCCGTCCGTTCTCTAGCTCCTGCAGCACCCAGCTGGAGTTGAACGTCGCCACGTTGTTGAGCACCAGAGAAAGCAGGGCCACCGCCGCcgccaccaccaccagcctgcgcACGGCCATACACCCTCCTGAGCGCCCGAATTCCTGGAACGTACACGGGTACGCTATGCAGAAACGCAGAGCGGCGTGAATGCTGTGAGAGGTTAGCTAGAGGACATCACCGCTCATTCTGGAGTCTTGACATGAGTCTCTAACCCTCTTCCTCAGATTCGGGGGTCACTGCTGCTCGTAAAGCTGGACGCTCGACCTCCAAGGCCATCACATAAACACGCACGCTTTCTTAAAATCACTTCTGCTGCTCTCTGCCCGTCCGTTCCTCCCCCTTTCTCCTCCAGATGTGCGCTGGCTGGTTTTTTTCCTCCTCGTCTCCCTGCTGAGGAATGTCTGCGTGATGCGGTCTCTGTTCCTCGTTTTTTCCCACACTCTTTCCTCACTCGTTTTATCTCAGATTACTCAGTTTCCCATGTTCACGTGCGAGCATGTGTGTGCTTTATCCCTGAAAAGCTCAGAAGGACTGAGACGAGAGGGTAGGGGTGCTTGGGAATAAGTTCTCTCTCTCTTGGTCGGTGACGAACACGTAACTCCAGCTACAGGATGTGTTTCCTGGAAGGAAAGTAGACAGAACAGAATGCAACCCTcgtcctctttctctctttgactTGGTGAGCTGGTTATAATTGGAGCGGGAGATGAAAAATCATCGATATCTCTGGGCTagttaaacttaaatattaaagttaaaaataaaggtgcttgaTTAGCATTGATGGTtctgtaaagaacctttaacatccatggaatctttccattctaCACATTCTTAAAAAGCTTCACTCTTAAAAATCCCAAAAGGCCGTTTTGACAAAGATGccattgaagaaccatttttggttccccaaagaacctttcagtgaacatttcttaaaagaaccttttttttttttagttttagaacATTTTAATGATCTGAAGAACATCTTTCcactatattaaaaaatacagtattgttcaaaataatagcagtacaatgtgactaaccagaataatcaaggtttttagtatattttttattgctacgtggcaaacaagttaccagtaggttcagtagattgtcagaaaacaaacaagacccagcattcatgatatgcacgctcttaaggctgtgcaattgggcaattagttgaaaggggtgtgttcaaaaaaatagcagtgtctacctttgactgtacaaactcaaaactattttgtacaaacattttttttttttctgggatttagcaatcctgtgaatcactaaactaatatttagttgtatgaccacagttttttaaaactgcttgacatctgtgtggcatggagtctcagctgttattccactccatgattctttaacaataTTCCACAAtgcattcacatttcttggttttgcttcagaaacagcatttttgatatcaccccacaagttctcaattggattaaggtctggagattgggctggccactccataacattaattttgttggtttggaaccaagactttgcccgtttactagtgtgttttgggtcattgtcttgttgaaacaaccatttcaagggcatgtcctcttcagcatagggcaacatgacctcttcaagtgttttaacatatgcaaactgatccatgatccctggtatgcgataaataggcccaacaccatagtaggagaaacatgcccatatcatgatgcttgcacctccatgcttcactgtcttcactgtgtactgtggcttgaattcagagtttgggggtcgtctcacaaactgcctgtggcccttggacccaaaaagaacaattttactctcatcagtccacaaaatgttcctccatttctctttaggccagttgatgtgttctttggcaaattgtaacctcttctgcacatgccttttttttaacagagggactttgcgggggattcttgaaaatagattagcttcacacagacatcttctaactgtcacagtacttacaggtaactccagactgtctttgatcatcctggaggtgatcattggctgagcctttgccattctggttattcttctatccattttgatggttgtcttccgttttcttccacgtctctctggttttgctctccattttaaggcattggagatcattttagctgaacagcctatcattttttgcacctctttataggtttttccctctctaatcaactttttaatcaaagtacgctgttcttctgaacaatgtcttgaacgacccattttcctcagctttcaaatgcatgttcaacaagtgttggcttcatccttaaataggggccacctgattcacacctgtttcttcacaaaattgatgacctcagtgattgaatgccacactgctatttttttgaacacacccctttcaactaattcaactaattgcccaattgcacagccttaagagcgtgcatatcatgaatgctgggtctcatttgttttctgagaatctactgaacctactggtaacttgtttgccacgtagcaataaaaaaatatacgaaaaaccttgattattctggttcgtcacattgtactgctattattttgaacaatactgtacctttTATTGAATgcttaaaggttcttcatggaaacaTAAGTTCcaaaaaagaacctttattttcaagCATGTTATGTTCTTTTGGCATCTacggttccacaaagaacctttaacatccatagaacttttccattgcaaaaaatgtttaaagtgtTCTTTAGACTAAGAAAAATGGTTAAGATCTGTTTACTGAAACATTCTTTaaggaaaccttttttttaagcGTGTAGAAgtggaaaaaaagttatttagactactaaaatgttctttacattaATAAACAGGGTTCTTCATACATAAATGATTCTTCAAATCATTATGTTGTTGACGAGAGGTTTGCTTTGTGCCTCTTACTGGACtataaaacaaatgacaaattCCCACAGATGCAGAATGAAGGAGCCAAGAGACTAGAAGATCGTAAAGATTCAAGGTTTTTAGACTTGAAACAACTCAgaacaatgtaaaaatgtacttcATTTCCATGTTTTATCCAAAAAAAGTGGAGGGGGTGGGAGGCTGGTCATAattctctttttaattttctgttgttTCTTTTCCAGTTCTGGGCCCCAAAGATTCAGGGAATTTCCTGTTGCTTAGCTCTAATAAACGACCCACATCTGCATCTACTAAAAGCCGAACGGAGCGAAAAAAGGAGAGAACGGGGGGATTTTGGATAAATAAAACCAGATGGGAGTGGATATAAAGCAGGGAGGGCACGAAAGGCCAAGCGAGTGGGAGAGAGGGAATGTGGGCCAGAGAGTTTTGGGTGTTGATGGGTCATTCCTTGCATAGCTGGGACGGTTCGCTCATGAGGCGGAGCAGAAACACTCAACGAGCAGCTGCTAAGAGATCCCACAAATATCAGCTTTTAAACATTCTCTGACCTTTAAAGACAGATCTATTGCTTCATGTGCACTTTTCCacacttttttcagtttaaagaCAAGAAAACGGTAtttggcataataataataaataaaaaaaagaatttaaaccaatttaaatgtatatattttttctaaagcAGATGCATCAGAATCTcattaaataatgacaaaatattagAAAAGTGTGGTTACAGTTGTTTAGAAAAGCTTCTATATACTTtagcttaaaaaaacaacaatactctGTTGATTTAAAGAACCTGAAACATCAAAGACCTTACCTAAGAACCATAGCAACTCAAATGAGCCACTGTGGAACCTGCTTTACTTTCTTCTGTCTTATGGCCTTCTTTGAGACTCAGGCTTAGGAAGTGAGCTGaatgtgttgtgtgtttcagCAGTGAGGCGGTGTGGGAGAACATGGTACGGATGTGTGTGAAGAGTCGCCGTCTGGACGTGGTGTGCGTGTGAAATGAATCATGTCAAATGGCATGCTGGTAAGAATCAACACTTTCCAAAGATGACCTCTTATGTCATATATATGTCTCACTCTGAAGTGTGTCACATTATGGAAGCCTAATACATTGTGAATGACGTTTAAATCTCTTGtttaaagcacacaaacacagcgTTGTCTAAATAAACCTAAAACACTTGGAGCCTCTCTGTCTCATTCAGTACAATAACAAGAACTAAACATTTGGATTTAAACGTTTGGGTTTATCACAGCATCTTGCTCTCTTTTTTTTACAGGAGAGTGCAGAGTGTTTGTATAAGTCATGCAGGAGGTCTGGTTTATTGAATAAGTTATATCAGGCGACTGGTCAGTGGCAGCAGGCGTTGGAGGGGGTTAGAAACACACGACCGCATTCACCTCGAACCACTTATTACAGCTACGCCAAACACCTGGAGGCCGTGAGAGACAAGATCCTAGCGCTGGTGTAGTGAGTGTCACAGCTGTGATACACCTCCGAGGTCCAACAAATATCAAAACCATGCCATCATTTATTTTGACATACAAGTATATGTCATTTTTGTTATAGTATAAATGCTATTGTTCAGAAGTTTGGAGGTAGTCACATTATTGGAAGAATTTCTTtggtcagaaatacagtaaaaatagtaatattgtgaaatatttttactatttaaaattaatgttttttgttgtaatataaattaaaatataatttatttatttgatcagaagatgaattttcagcattattgacgctaccagtcttcagtgtcacatgatccttcagtcatcattctaatattctgatttgctgctcaagaaacatttctgattataatcaatctgattatattttttaaaaaccctTTTTTCAGAATTTGCTGGTGAATAGAAAGAAAATCTGCTCCCTAAATGTTCACTCCCAATCAAATATTTGGAATAATTAAGTAACAGCTgcataaaaattcagttttgcatcacaggaataaattgcatttaaaaatatattaaattgcaaATCAGTTAttctaaattttaataatatttcacaatatttttacttttaaacaacccttttttaaaatataaagaaaatattaaaattgttgtAATCTCTTTTGTATCTCTGATTGAATAGTatcaataaaaagtaataaataaaagtaaacaaaaaaatgtacaaaataagtctttaatatttttttcacttgTAGTTAGTTTGTTTGTATTTATGCATGTGTCCATGAATGTATTGTATACATTTCCTCTATTCTGTCCCATTCTATAGTCTTGAGAAGTCAGACACACATCGGTTTGAAGTGCAGAGAATGCTGATAGAGGACAATCTTTCACTGGAGATCTACATCAATCAAATGATGACACTGTTATCTAGGAAACAACCCAGAGGTATGTTGATTAAAGTTCCCTTTGTGTCCAAAACAAAATGAACCAAACACTTCACAATGATCTGTATATTTGACAGGCGAGTGAGATACCCAATGAGACGGGCAACAGAGCAGAATTACTTTGGCACTGTTTAGCAATCCAGAAGACACGATGGACACAGCAATGTATTATAAAGAGAAAGCAACTCATGTGGGCCGAGCTGTTATGCTTTATCATGAGGTACTGTATATGCACCGTCCAACTGTACCACTAGGTGCCGCTGATCGCTTATAAAATACTACACCTCTTTTCCAGGCAGGTCATGTGTCTAAGGCTTTGAAGCTAGCTTTTGCCAGCTGATCGCAGAGGACCTGAATGAAAACAGTGACCCTGCCCTACTAGCACAGAAAGCTGTGGAATTGTTGGTGGCTGCCAAAAAGGTAATGCACACCATCCTCTGTCATACAATCAAtcatttcatattcatatcatTTATGCATGCAAAACTGAACACAAAGGCAGTTTGCAACAAGAACAATAACTCAAAATgactttgtttattttaagtgCAAGCTGCAGTTTTGTCAAATGATCAGTCTCTCGAAGCAACAtgtattctgattggctgtcactgttttatcattcatcagctggacaGTTTGTTCCAACCATATCATTCCTCTTGCCATTATTATCATAGTTGTGTTCTAATTTAGTTCTCAtggaattagaatgattattaaacgtttatagtaatagtagtaatagtagaATTATATAGAAATCACAACAGTGTTTCGTAACTGTATGCACatggatttgtgtgtgtggtaCTATGAGGTGCTTCAGTTGTGATTGGACCAGAGTTTGACCATCACAGAGAGTCTGACGGTGCCAAAAGACTCGTCCAATCTGTCTGAGGCCGAGAGAAAGGAGCTCCTGGAGAAAATTACGACTTAGCCACTGAGAAATACACACAAGCTGGAAACAAGATCAAGGTTTGACTCGTGCATTTAATAATCAATGACAGCACTCATTTTGCCCTCACAGAAAGATTTCACAGAATCTTATGACATGGTTCTtgtgaatacttgattctgattcacTGCGTTTGCAGTCAGATATTTCTATATAATGAACAATAGAACAATAGAATTGATGGTTATCCCTTCCATTTTCTACACTGAGCTAGTTTCTCATGTTACGTTCTTCtcacttaaaatattttcaacTCAAATGAACCCTATAAAGCTTGCTTGATTTCTCAATcgtcattgtattgcattgcattatatgattCAATGTAGGACATAGAACTAAGCATCTCACTAAGACGTTAATGGGAGCTTTAGAgttaaaactaacatttttatgtattaatatgtattttagtagTCTGATATACTCTTATATGATCTTATTGATTTTACATTACATGCTAACATAATTTAATCTTACTTTATGGCCATATAAATATAGCATCAGCCTCAACCAATtgcatattttttcttatttgggGCCCTGAAAAAATGCATGGGTTTTcacaagctatttttttcctcttttatatttatttgttgccTATTTATATATGCACTTATCCTGAAATTTCAGGATTGGTGAATTTCATTGGTTTCAAACTCACTTGATTCTGTTAAACTCATCTTCCATCATTACAAACATGCAAAGCGAGCATGATAGACAGCACAACGTGGGGAAATGATGTGCAGCATTGTGAACTATGTCCATTGCATGAAGCCTTGCAAATGGACTCTTGATTGCACTCGCTTTGTCATCATTACACCAATAcagcttatttttttttgtgcactccCGGGTCTGAATGACAGCTTTTATATCACCAGTTTCTCATGTGAACTGTTCCAACGAAACTGCCAGCCCCCTTATAATTTAAGAGAAAACATAGCCATACTCTGGAGGAATGGTTTTCACCattatttacttgccctcatgtcattcaaatcCCTCtcgatgctgttttttttgttttgttgttttctgtatggaacacaaaaggggtTTGAAGACACTTTATGCAGGTCTGAAAACCTACATTTAATTCTCTTCCCAACACAAATGTTTTGTATGGACCCAAAAGTATCCGAATAaggtaaaaatgttttacaggATAACAAATTAGATCATTATAAACTCTtgcttggaatgacatgagggtcaaTAATGTattgtcatttttggatgaactattcctttaaaatctgTTTCTAGTTatgtttgataaaaataaaaatcaaataactgTATGTGTATTAGGCTTGGAGTAAAATAGAGGAATTGAGATCAACACGAGCTTGTACGTGAGTCAGACCAGTCTGGAGTCtctacagagagacacacactcattctgCCGAGGATgatgaagagctggaggaagatgAGAACGTCAATCATTGAGAGAACGACTTGCTGAGGAAGTCCTTCAATGCACACAACTAGCTTACAGAAGCCTGTCTGCCGGACTCAAACCTTCCTGAGATTAGCtcacccctttaaaaaaaataaaaaagtgccagTCTAGTAAATGACGTCTTCGATAGGTGTGTGATTTACAGGTCCTTAAGTAGAGTAGCTTGTGTGTGTGGCCTTTGAACAAGAATGCCATGGGACCATTATATTTAAGTCATTTTGTACAACTTACAAATTATTTAATGACCCTGCTATCTTTGTATCATATATCTTGTATACATTTAATGTTTACTTAATCAAATTGAGTGAATTACATTACCTCTCTCTCAAAGTTAAATGTTCAGGTGGTTTGTGTATTTTGTGGAAGATACAATGcgttttaaatattcataatgtgtttgatttgatttgatctgATTTGATTTTTGTTTAATAGTTTATCCTGCATCAGACAAATGAATCACGATTCAGTTGAACAATAGGCCTGCCGTAAAACGAAACAAGAAATGCTCTGGATTTACAACCTGTGTCTATTGTAAAGGACAATAGGCTTTTGGACTTTCACAAGAGCCCTTGATATTTACCAAACAGAAGGAACAAttcagcaaaactgtttccacAACAAAACAGATCTGATTTGTCTTCTATTGTGCTGAGACTTGAGGTTGTTGTTAATGATTCATTTGTTTAGAAAACATTTGTTGAGCAGATCCAGCACAAATCATATCTCTGTACATATTTATTCAGTGTGCTCAGTATTTCTGTTATTTAACGTGCTCATGACATAACATGTCTAATCAACGTGATTTGAATAATTAAGCAACTctgatgattcaaatgaatcatcaGAAAGAATCGTTTACTTTGATTCACATGTCTTCCACAGTTTGCTGTTTCTCAGGGTGAGGATCATTATGAACGCCCATGGAGACTCGTGTTTATAGAAACCAGACATAACACACGTCTGACAGCTGCAGAACATGGACTCGAGCAATAAACACAGCTCAACTAACCAACTTCAGGAGCAAACTCACTCTCTGACAGACGAAAATGTAAGATCTTTTCTTGTCATCTGAAAGGAATTCATTAACTCTTTAAGACatttcattaaaagaaaaaacaacaacatttattatctTAGTTAAAAAACAGTCCATTATTTAAGCCAaactgtttatataaataaacatttggacTTTTATcttttatgcattataaataactGGGTTGTAAAAACCCATGGTTTTTAATCAAGGTAAGTGAGAAATATATACTCTACCACTCAGAAGTTTTGGGTAAGagtgattgatttattgatttatttaagaaattattacCTTTATTCAGCACTGACATATTAaagtgattaaaagtgacagaaagagaaaagataTCTATatcaaataaaggctgttcttttgaactttctattcctcaatgaatccagaaaaataaaaaccattatacTTTCCACATAAATTAAACAGCAAACTGATTTCACCATTTAtaatcagattattattattattatttttttttgagcaggaaatcatcatattagaacaatttctgaaggataatgtgacactaaagactgaagtaatgatgctgaaaatacagatttgatcacaagaataaataacacagaaaaccgttgttttaatttgaattaacatttcacaatttaattgctgtttttaatgtattttttaaataattatagccttggtgagcaaaagagacttttaccaaccacaaacttttgaacagtagtgtaaaaaaaaacatttaattttatgcattttcataattttcctcagtaattaattacagtaagtgttactgtttttactgattattattattctaaataaaatctTGATTATACTACTATACGTATACTGGGGGTCACTTAACATGTTGTGGTTGATGTACAGGTGCAGCTGCGGGAACGAAATGAAGCGCTGTTTAATAAGCTTGACTCAGTCCAGAACAAACTGGGCCAGCAGGCTGCGTCAAAAAgtgacctgtcaatcaaactggtCCAGTGTGAGGAAGACAAACTGAAGGTATATGGAAATATGGGATCTGTCTGATGTCTGATGCATcggttcatatttcatatttcaaatgcTCAGACAATATTcgactgaacagagatgacatcactgaattcagtgatgaactgcctttaactatcattctgcattattgacacactgttttcctaatgaatgttgttcagttgctttgacgcaatgtatttggtttaaagcgctatataaataaaggtgacttgacttgatgtgTATGTGTTTCAGATATCAAAAGACCTCGTTGATGTGCAGATTGAGGCTAATAAAATGAGAGAGCGCTATGAAGCGGAGATCTTTGAACTGAAAAACATGGTAAGTGCGTGCAATACCAGTTTTAACCAATAGTTGTGCATAACCAAAACTAGAGagtacaacaatatata
Proteins encoded in this window:
- the LOC113042122 gene encoding transmembrane protein 204-like, coding for MAVRRLVVVAAAVALLSLVLNNVATFNSSWVLQELENGRRRSVGLWRACAHEDTHTHEHTACQRLSWGSELAGSQESRSTVKLQFDMMRACNLMATVALTVGQLIFLFGLLEITNITQDSQWWEEAIAALFQLASFVLVIGLVTFYRIGPNTYLSYDCYINIAACLFATLAAAMLIWNILHRRDDSMSPSVILISRSLTTPFRPRLDNDYVESPC